The DNA region GCGTAGTTCACGCCGCCGACCACCTGGCCGCCGGTGGCGTTGCCGATGGCGGCCATGCCGGACTCGATCTTGTTCCGGTAGTCGTTGCGGAACCAGGTCAGGCCGGCGACCAGGCCGTCTTTCTTGTACTCGATGCCCAGTTCCTTGTTGACGCTGGTCTCGGCGTCGAGGTTCTCGTTGCCGCGCAGGTAGCAGCTGGTGCTCTGCCCGGAGCAGCCCTGGCCACGGCTGTAGAGCAGGTAGTCGGGGTTGAGCTGGTACAGGTTCGGTGCCTTGTAGGCGCGGGCGATGCCGGCCTTCAGGGTCAGGGTGTCGGTCAGCGCGTGGGACAGGTTGAGCGACGGGCTCCAGTTGTTGCCGACGATGTCGTGGTGGTCGAAGCGCAGGCCCGGGGTGAGCATGGTGCCGGGCGCCAGCTCGATGTTGTCTTCGGCGAACAGCGAGAAGATCCGTGCCTCGGAGGTGGTGTCGCGGCCGCTGCTGGTGAGGCCGCCGATGGCGCCGCCTTCGGTGGTGGTCTGGGTGTTGGAGCTCGGGTCGTCCAGCTGCTGGCGGGTCCATTCGCTGCCCAGGGTGAGGGTTTGCGGCAGGCCGGCATCCAGCGGCAGGTTGAGCTCGCCGTGGGCGGTGAGGTCGCGCAGTACGGCGGTGTAGTAGCCGCTGTTGGCGAAGATGCCTTCGGTGCCGCCGGCCAGGCCTTCGTTGATGCGGTTGTTGCGGGTCTTCTCGTACTGCAGGTAGGCGAGCGAACTGCCGAAGTCCCAGTCGCCACGGTGGGTCAGGGCGTAGGTCTCGCGGAAGGTGCGGTTGGTCTCGTGGCCGAGCATCTTCTTCACGGTGGCGTTGCTGTTGGTGTTCTGGGTGTCGCCGGTGTAGAGGTTGCCCTGGCGGCTGAAGCCGGTTTCCAGTTCCAGGGTCTGCTCCGGGGTGAAGCGCCAGCTGAGCAGGCCGTTGACGTCCTTGTTGCGCACGCCTTCGCGGCCGGCGGGCAGGGTGCCGGCCTGGTTGCCGGTGCGGGTGGATTCGTGGCCGGCGTTGATGTCCCAGTCGTCCGACTCGGTCTTGGCGACGTTGCCGTAGACGCGGTAGCTGAGGCTGTCGGTCAGCGGGCCGTTGAGGCCGAAGCTCAGGCGCTGGCTGGCGCCTTCGTCCTTGTGGGTGGGGAAGGAGGTGTAGACGGTGGCGTTGCCGTGGGTCGTGGCGCCGGCCTGGCGGGTGATGATGTTGACCACGCCACCCGCCGCGCCATTGCCGTAGCGCGCGGCCGCCGGGCCACGGATGACCTCGATGCGCTCGACCTGGTCGGCCGGCACCCAGTTGGTGTCGCCCCGGCTGTCACGCTCGCCGCGCCAGCCGTAGCGCACGGCGTTGCGGCTGCTCACCGGCCGCCCATCCACCAGGATCAGGGTGTTCTCCGGGCCCATGCCGCGGATGTCGATCTGGCGGTTGTTGCCGCGCTGGCCGCTGGTGGAGTTACCGGTGAGGTTCACGCCTGGCATGGTGCGGATGATCTGCGACAGGTCGTTGGCCGGCGGGCGCTTCCTGATGTCCTCGGCGGTGATCACCGACACGCCCGGTGCCTGCTTGGTCTCTTCCTCGGCGGTGGCGATGACGTTCTGGGCGTCCAGCACGAGGCCGGAGCTTCCGGTTTCGGCGCTGGCCGCGTGCACGGCGAACGACAGCAGGCAGCTGGACAACAGCAGGAAGGGGATGGCGGTGGAAGACGGGCGAGGCGACATGGACGATCTCCGGTAATGCCGAGTGAGCGCGAAGATCACGAATGATATTAATTGTTATTTGAGAGTAAAGCGCATTAACTTTCTAAACACTT from Pseudomonas tohonis includes:
- a CDS encoding TonB-dependent siderophore receptor, with protein sequence MSPRPSSTAIPFLLLSSCLLSFAVHAASAETGSSGLVLDAQNVIATAEEETKQAPGVSVITAEDIRKRPPANDLSQIIRTMPGVNLTGNSTSGQRGNNRQIDIRGMGPENTLILVDGRPVSSRNAVRYGWRGERDSRGDTNWVPADQVERIEVIRGPAAARYGNGAAGGVVNIITRQAGATTHGNATVYTSFPTHKDEGASQRLSFGLNGPLTDSLSYRVYGNVAKTESDDWDINAGHESTRTGNQAGTLPAGREGVRNKDVNGLLSWRFTPEQTLELETGFSRQGNLYTGDTQNTNSNATVKKMLGHETNRTFRETYALTHRGDWDFGSSLAYLQYEKTRNNRINEGLAGGTEGIFANSGYYTAVLRDLTAHGELNLPLDAGLPQTLTLGSEWTRQQLDDPSSNTQTTTEGGAIGGLTSSGRDTTSEARIFSLFAEDNIELAPGTMLTPGLRFDHHDIVGNNWSPSLNLSHALTDTLTLKAGIARAYKAPNLYQLNPDYLLYSRGQGCSGQSTSCYLRGNENLDAETSVNKELGIEYKKDGLVAGLTWFRNDYRNKIESGMAAIGNATGGQVVGGVNYANARIFQWENVPKALVEGLEGNLTLPLTEQLTWTNNLTWMLRSKNKETGDVLSVTPAYTLNSMLDWQARDDLSFQASVAWYGKQKPKKYGYQGNRVTGNANNQLSPYALLGLSGTYDLSENLSFTVGVDNLLDKRLYREGNAQGVNNIDGAGAATYNEPGRTLYTSMTASF